Proteins co-encoded in one Gossypium arboreum isolate Shixiya-1 chromosome 11, ASM2569848v2, whole genome shotgun sequence genomic window:
- the LOC108470931 gene encoding probable indole-3-acetic acid-amido synthetase GH3.1 has product MISPSSSIMAVDSTLSSVVGASLSEKDAKALQFIEEMTKNVDSVQERILGEILSRNADTEYLKRFQLNGATDRDTFKSKVPVVTYEDLQPEIQRIANGDKSPILSSHPISEFLTSSGTSAGERKLMPTIHEELNRRQLLYSLLMPVMNLYVPGLDKGKGLYFLFIKAETKTPGGLLARPVLTSYYKSDHFKSRPYDPFNVYTSPNETILCPDSIQSMYAQMLCGLIMREEVLRVGAVFASGLLKAIRFLQVNWKQFAYDIETGTLNPKVTDPSVRECMSKILKPNPELAAFITKECSEENWECIITRIWPNTKYLDVIVTGAMAQYIPTLEYYSGGLPMACTMYASSECYFGLNLKPMCKPSEVSYTIMPNMAYFEFLPHDDSSAQDSSRDSPPRLVDLADLEVGKEYELIVTTYAGLCRYRVGDILRVTGFHNAAPQFRFIRRKNVLLSIDSDKTDESELQQAIENASVLLKEFNTSVVEYTSYADTKQIPGHYVIYWELFVKDAANAPTDEVLSQCCFQMEESLNAVYRQCRVADSIGPLEIRVVKNGTFEELMDYAISRGASINQYKVPRCVSFTPIMELLDSRVVSKHFSRALPHWTPDRRR; this is encoded by the exons ATGATATCTCCATCATCATCGATCATGGCTGTTGATTCAACTCTCTCCTCCGTAGTTGGTGCCTCCCTTAGTGAGAAAGACGCCAAAGCTCTTCAGTTCATTGAAGAGATGACAAAGAATGTTGATTCTGTTCAAGAGAGGATTTTAGGTGAGATCTTAAGTCGAAATGCCGACACTGAGTACCTCAAACGCTTCCAGCTCAATGGAGCTACGGACCGGGACACATTCAAGTCCAAAGTCCCTGTTGTCACTTACGAGGATCTTCAGCCTGAGATCCAACGTATCGCCAATGGTGACAAGTCTCCCATCTTATCTTCTCACCCCATTTCAGAGTTTCTGACCAG TTCTGGAACTTCAGCTGGAGAAAGGAAGCTCATGCCAACAATTCATGAAGAGTTGAATCGTCGTCAACTCTTGTATAGTCTTCTCATGCCTGTAATGAATCT TTACGTCCCGGGATTGGACAAAGGGAAGGGTCTTTATTTCTTGTTTATAAAAGCTGAAACAAAGACCCCTGGAGGGCTTCTGGCACGCCCTGTTCTTACCAGCTACTACAAAAGCGACCACTTTAAGAGCAGACCATATGATCCTTTCAATGTTTACACCAGCCCCAACGAGACCATTCTTTGCCCCGACTCGATCCAGAGCATGTATGCCCAGATGCTCTGCGGCTTGATCATGAGGGAAGAGGTCCTTCGTGTTGGTGCCGTCTTCGCTTCTGGCCTGCTCAAGGCCATTCGTTTCCTGCAAGTCAACTGGAAACAATTTGCTTATGACATCGAAACCGGAACTTTAAACCCTAAAGTCACTGATCCTTCAGTTCGTGAATGTATGAGCAAAATCTTGAAACCTAACCCAGAACTTGCTGCTTTCATTACCAAGGAATGCTCAGAGGAGAACTGGGAATGCATCATCACTAGAATTTGGCCCAACACAAAGTACCTTGATGTGATCGTAACTGGAGCTATGGCTCAATATATTCCCACCCTTGAATATTACAGTGGTGGCTTGCCAATGGCTTGCACCATGTATGCATCCTCAGAGTGTTATTTTGGTCTTAACCTCAAGCCAATGTGCAAGCCATCCGAGGTCTCATATACTATCATGCCAAACATGGCCTATTTTGAGTTCTTGCCTCATGATGACTCGTCCGCTCAAGATTCATCTCGTGACTCACCCCCACGCCTCGTTGACCTCGCCGATCTAGAAGTTGGGAAAGAATATGAACTCATTGTCACAACTTATGCCGGGTTGTGCCGTTACAGAGTCGGCGATATCCTCCGAGTCACCGGTTTCCACAACGCGGCCCCGCAATTCCGTTTCATTAGGAGGAAGAACGTGTTGCTGAGCATCGATTCCGACAAAACCGACGAGTCCGAGTTGCAACAGGCCATCGAAAACGCTTCCGTCTTGCTAAAGGAATTCAACACCAGCGTTGTTGAGTACACGAGCTACGCGGACACCAAACAAATACCAGGTCACTACGTTATCTACTGGGAATTATTCGTCAAAGACGCTGCTAATGCCCCAACGGACGAAGTTTTGAGCCAGTGTTGCTTTCAAATGGAGGAATCATTGAACGCAGTGTACCGTCAGTGCCGTGTTGCAGACTCAATCGGCCCACTGGAGATAAGAGTAGTGAAGAACGGCACATTCGAGGAGTTAATGGACTATGCAATTTCAAGGGGTGCTTCCATTAATCAATACAAAGTTCCAAGATGTGTCAGCTTCACTCCAATCATGGAACTTCTCGACTCAAGGGTGGTTTCAAAGCATTTCAGTCGAGCTTTACCACACTGGACCCCGGACCGTCGTCGTTGA
- the LOC108472841 gene encoding MADS-box transcription factor 7-like, with product MGRVKVELKKIENRTYRHITFAKRKSGLVKKAYELSTLCDIEVALIIFSPAGKLFLFDGKKRIEEILAEYMELPARRRGWVLDQELIRRIVTQLNVEASFYGVIRRDKDSENLLKEIQNGIVVCSTELEQVERNLQFFLRNPSSLDTITEVMYHEMILEETLELVRLRKRVLEANEFVGPTRMEFGVNMVPNLVDPSEIPLHAQNASAQACLARGLNYNIMNWPSLNDVQAPTNFTDQSIGLQQPLRNLAEPLVERLPFPMQLPSRMRSHHLQGHGHLGGNEVSTQPNMNFDDYVYRPAPPIVNANFPPMNMDTIPQAAPRGSEAEAENWRSGNSSNPDSRLWFLG from the exons GATTGAGAACAGAACATATAGGCATATAACttttgccaaaagaaaaagtggTCTTGTTAAGAAAGCTTATGAACTTTCGACTCTTTGTGATATTGAGGTTGCTCTTATTATATTTTCTCCAGCTGGAAAACTGTTCCTTTTTGATGGCAAGAAAAG GATTGAAGAAATTCTTGCTGAATACATGGAACTTCCTGCTCGTCGACGTGGATG GGTGCTTGATCAAGAG TTGATCCGACGCATTGTTACTCAGTTGAACGTTGAAGCTAGCTTTTACGGCGTCATTAG AAGGGACAAAGACAGCGAAAATCTATTGAAG GAAATCCAGAATGGAATAGTAGTATGCAGTACTGAGCTGGAACAAGTGGAGAGGAACCTACA GTTTTTTCTGAGAAATCCTAGTTCTCTTGATACAATAACCGAGGTTATGTACCATGAAATGATCTTGGAAGAGACCTTGGAACTTGTCCGTTTGCGCAAG AGAGTTTTAGAAGCAAATGAATTTGTTGGACCGACTAGAATGGAATTTGGAGTTAACATGGTGCCCAATTTGGTCGATCCCAGTGAG ATTCCGCTTCATGCGCAAAATGCTAGTGCCCAGGCTTGCTTAGCGCGAGGTTTGAACTACAACATCATGAACTGGCCATCACTGAATGATGTTCAAGCTCCAACTAATTTTACTGATCAATCAATCGGTCTTCAACAGCCCTTAAG AAATTTAGCAGAACCCTTGGTTGAAAGGCTGCCATTTCCAATGCAATTGCCATCGCGAATGAGATCTCATCATCTTCAAGGGCATGGGCACTTGGGCGGAAATGAAGTGAGCACTCAACCAAACATGAATTTTGATGACTATGTGTACCGTCCGGCGCCACCGATTGTCAATGCAAATTTCCCTCCCATGAATATGGACACCATACCCCAG gcAGCGCCAAGAGGAAGCGAAGCGGAGGCGGAGAATTGGAGGAGCGGCAATAGTTCAAACCCTGACTCCAGGTTATGGTTTCTCGGTTGA